ATAAATTAGCATTAGGCTTGATTGTTATTTTCTTTCCAGCATCAATTAATTTTATTTTAGCAGGAATTGTAGATTTATCAGCATTCAATATTTGAATGTTGTTAGCAAGATCTTGATCTGCAATCGTTTCATCAAAAGTTATTATAAATTCAGGTGCCAACTCTATTCCTTTGGGATTAGCTGTAAGTGTATTATTTCCAATTGCAACTGAATTTACAGCAAATCCATCATTAGGAGTAGGAGAAGGGTCATTGGATTTGGAACATCCCAAAAACAGTAAACTTATAATAAAAATGAAAGAGATCTTCATGTGTTCAAATTTTCTTATTGAAAAGGGAAGACCAGAAGATCTTCCCTCTAATTGTATGAAAAATTACCAGCCAGTATTTTGAATCATATCAGGCGTTTGAATAATCTGATTATCTGGAATTGGGAACAGATAATGTTTTGATTGAAACGGTTTTCCTGCGGCTTTCATTGCAGCTTCAGCCTGCTTTGTTCTTACCAGGTCAAACCAACGGTCATGCTCCATAGCTAATTCTAATCGGCGTTCTTTCCAGATCGCTTGTCTAATTGCTGCTTGCCCAGATGCAGTTGAATTTGGCAATTTTACTCTGGATCTAATTGCGTTCAGCGCTGTAAGTGCTTCAGCTGTATTTCCGAGTTCATTCGCAGCCTCTGCTTTAATTAGGTAAACTTCACCTAAACGTAGATATCTAAGGTTTTTATCTGTATCATTGGCTCCACCATTTGCAGATGAATAGGCTTTCTCATTGTACATTTCATTTTCTGTATTTCCAATTTCTCTGCCATCATACATGGTTTCATTTCTGAAAATAATGGTTGCATCTCTTCTGATAGCATCATTTTCTGCATTAAATGCATTCAATAGATTTTCCGAAGGGGTATTAAATCCCCAACCAATACCAGCGGCACCTCCACGAGGCCCTTGTGTTTGAGAATATTGCTGAATACCATGTGCAATAGAAGAACCCCTTGCTTGTACCTCAAAGATTGATTCAGATCCATTTTCACCTGCCAATCGCCATATTTTCTCATAATTTGGTTCAAGTGCATATTCACCTGAACTAATTACTGCCTGCGCCATATCATAGGCTTGTTGCCATTCACCTTGATAAAGATGAACTTTTGCCAATAAACCTTGTGCCGCACCTTTTGTAGCACGACCTAAATCTTTTGCAGCGTACTCGGATTTTTCAGGCAGATTATCAATCGCGTATTTAAGGTCAGCTTCAATGTAATCATATACTTCACTTGCCGGAACTCTTTTGATTAAATCTTGTTCTTGAATAGGGATGTCACCCCAACCTCTAACCAACCAAAAAATAATTGAGAGCTCTCAGAAATCTTGCTTCCGCTATATATCTGTTCTTTAAATTCTCATCAGTCAGACCATATTCTTCAGTGAATTGAATTGAATTCGTTGCACGACCGATTGATTTATACCATTGTTCCCACATGGAAGCAAAAGAACTTGCTGTAGAAGTAAAGGTTAAATTGTCAAGAATGTCCTTATCAGTTCCAGTATCGGTAGGTGAGGAACCTTTATCCGAATTGTCAGAAATGATTTCTGTGATTCCCATATAAGCAAATCCATAATTCCAGTCAGTGAACATTCCATATACCCCCATTCACCAAAAACCTCTGGTGAAAAATTCTGTTCACTATCTTCTGCTTCAATAATTTCTCTAGATGGAACATCTAAAAAATCTTTTGAACAACCAGTTATCATAAAACCAGCTGCCATAAGAAGTGCTATATTTATATTTTTAAATTTCATGTTATTTCGTAATTAAAGATTAAAACTGCACATTGATACCAAATAGGAAATTTCTTGTTGTTGGATAAGCCGAAAGCTCGATTCCCGAAGTCGCAGCTGGATTTCCATCACTTGCTATTTCAGGAGAAAACCCAGTGTATTTGGTGAACATAAATGGGTTTGAGCAGTAACATATAATCTCATATTGGATGTAGAGTTATACAGTTTTTTGAAAGTATAGCCCAATGTGATATTATTGATCCTGAAATAATTACCAGACTCTAGATAATAACTAGATGCATAAGAATCTCTGTCTGCACCTGGATTTGTATTAGATTTATTATCTGATGTCCATCGGTTGTTAAAGGTATCCTCGGTAATGTTTTCACCACCATTAATCCTAGTTCCTTTTAACGCATTATAGATTTTATTGCCCGCAACACCATAACCTGATAAAGAGAAGTCAATCGCTTTATAATTGATTCCAATATTCACACCATATGTAGACGTCGGCATATACGATCCAAAGAATACTTTATCTCTGTTGTCAATCACACCATCGCCATTTTGATCTTTATATTTTAAATGACCTGGTCTTGGTGAGCCATATTTTACTCCTGATTCAATTTCTGCTGTATTTTGCCATACACCATCAGCTTCCCACATCCACCATCCATAGATTGGCTGTCCAGCTTTTATTTGCTTTGTAATTTGTCCATTTGATAAACTACCACCGATAGCTCCATCATAGGCTGGTTTCACATCAGTCAACTCATTGTGGTTATAGGCATAATTAACACCAATATTGTAGTTGAAATCCTCAGAAATTGAATTTTTCCAACTTAACACAGCCTCAAAACCATTGTTTCTAACCTTTCCGCCATGGTCATAAAAGTTATTGGCAAAAGCAGAGTTTAGGATAGGCTGTACATTCATTAATACATTGGTATTTAATTTATTGTAATAATCGAATGAACCTGATAATTTTCTGTCAAACATCTCAAAGTCTAATCCGACACCTGTTTCGTGAGTTTTTTCCCAAGTTAGGGGTAATGCTGGGCTACCAAAAGCTGCACCTAATACTAGGTCTTGCCCAGGTCCAAATACATAATTGTAGTTTGAACTTCCATCAGCAGTCAATAATTGGGAAACATTTAATGGGATGTCTTGATTTCCTAAAATACCCCAATTGGCTCTTAATTTCAAGAAGTTCAAAACAGTGTTATTTTTCAAGAAATCTTCATTAGAGATTGTCCAACCAGCACCAAATGACGGGAATATATCGAAATAATCGCCAGTCGCTTTGAACACACTTGAACCATCTCTACGAACAGTTGCTGTTAAATAGTATGTACTGTTATAGTTGTATTGAACTCTTCCAAAAACAGAAGAAAGAGCGGTTGGCGTGTTATAAGTTTGATTTAAAACTTTGTTATAATCAGCCGAAGCCATGTTTAGATTCCAATATTGTTCTTGTACAGGTACATCATAGCCTGTTCCTGAAATATTATTTGAAATATTGAATTTTTCCA
The Sphingobacterium daejeonense genome window above contains:
- a CDS encoding RagB/SusD family nutrient uptake outer membrane protein; protein product: MVRGWGDIPIQEQDLIKRVPASEVYDYIEADLKYAIDNLPEKSEYAAKDLGRATKGAAQGLLAKVHLYQGEWQQAYDMAQAVISSGEYALEPNYEKIWRLAGENGSESIFEVQARGSSIAHGIQQYSQTQGPRGGAAGIGWGFNTPSENLLNAFNAENDAIRRDATIIFRNETMYDGREIGNTENEMYNEKAYSSANGGANDTDKNLRYLRLGEVYLIKAEAANELGNTAEALTALNAIRSRVKLPNSTASGQAAIRQAIWKERRLELAMEHDRWFDLVRTKQAEAAMKAAGKPFQSKHYLFPIPDNQIIQTPDMIQNTGW